From Verrucomicrobiia bacterium, one genomic window encodes:
- a CDS encoding MFS transporter — MRLKTLPIFLAFFLMGLADAMGPMSDAVQKQYHISNVISTLLSFFVFIAFAVFSVPGGLLAARIGKKKLLLLGLGLNAVACLVPSIQVPSFLLLLACIFLLGVGTTFLQVSGNPIMRDVSAEGRYSRNLAFAQGIKGIGSTASTHLVIAIGTIALFKTMGWRGTFPLYFVLMSIAFFGVLLVKVKETKVEVPPSIGSSLGLLKQPIFLLAVLGIFLYVGAEASMGRFLLPTLEGIGINEKTAAFGPVLSFLNHILSVVFPGSSPASRFGPVLFFAMLTIGRILGSAVLTIMTPRTCFRLSALLGLLGAGAMMIGSESLAIPGVIAAGLGFANIWPMLFSITVEEKPQCANELSGLMCMAISGGALVPLLMGQLRDWGLSAMAFVVPAACFTYLFLLSLKSGHKPAQSPTPQQAEPAKA, encoded by the coding sequence ATGCGACTTAAAACCCTTCCCATATTCCTGGCGTTTTTCCTGATGGGCCTGGCCGATGCCATGGGACCGATGTCCGACGCGGTGCAAAAGCAGTATCATATCAGCAATGTCATCTCGACCCTGCTCTCCTTCTTCGTTTTTATCGCGTTTGCTGTATTCAGCGTGCCGGGCGGCCTGCTGGCGGCGCGTATCGGCAAGAAGAAGCTGCTGCTTTTGGGTCTGGGACTCAACGCGGTGGCGTGCCTGGTTCCCTCGATTCAGGTGCCCAGCTTTTTGCTCCTGCTGGCGTGCATCTTCCTGTTGGGCGTCGGCACTACGTTTTTGCAGGTCTCCGGAAACCCCATCATGCGTGACGTCAGCGCCGAAGGGCGCTACAGCCGGAACCTGGCTTTTGCCCAAGGGATCAAGGGGATCGGCAGCACCGCATCGACGCATCTGGTGATTGCCATCGGGACCATCGCCCTGTTCAAGACGATGGGCTGGCGCGGCACTTTCCCGTTATACTTCGTTCTCATGTCGATTGCCTTCTTCGGGGTGCTTTTGGTGAAGGTAAAGGAAACAAAGGTCGAGGTGCCGCCCAGCATCGGCTCGAGCCTGGGCCTGCTCAAGCAACCCATCTTCCTCCTCGCCGTGCTTGGCATCTTTCTCTACGTAGGGGCTGAAGCCTCCATGGGGCGGTTCCTGCTCCCTACGCTCGAAGGAATCGGCATCAACGAGAAAACAGCGGCTTTTGGTCCCGTTCTTTCCTTTCTCAACCATATACTCTCGGTTGTTTTTCCGGGTTCATCGCCAGCCAGCCGGTTTGGGCCGGTCCTGTTCTTCGCAATGCTGACCATTGGCCGTATCCTGGGCAGCGCGGTGCTGACCATCATGACCCCACGCACCTGCTTCCGCCTCTCAGCCCTCCTGGGATTGCTGGGAGCGGGGGCGATGATGATCGGTTCGGAGTCTCTGGCAATCCCCGGGGTTATTGCGGCGGGTCTGGGGTTCGCCAACATCTGGCCCATGCTCTTTTCTATTACCGTCGAAGAAAAACCACAGTGCGCCAACGAACTGAGCGGCCTGATGTGCATGGCGATTTCCGGCGGCGCACTGGTCCCATTACTGATGGGCCAGTTGCGCGATTGGGGGCTCAGCGCGATGGCTTTCGTCGTCCCGGCCGCCTGCTTCACTTACCTCTTCCTGCTCTCCCTTAAGAGCGGACACAAACCTGCCCAGAGCCCCACGCCGCAACAAGCCGAACCTGCTAAAGCCTAA
- a CDS encoding ROK family protein: MPPTNDKRIVMTLDAGGTNFRFAAMRANKPVTQTVNMPSCGDALDRCLANIVEGFTRIAAQCTKPPAAISFAFPGPADYPKGIIGDLGNLPGFRGGVALGPMLEKRFGIPVFINNDGDLFAYGEAIAGFLPYVNSLLKKAGSPKRYRNLLGITLGTGFGGGIVHQGELFAGDNSLAGEVWLLRNKLQPQTNAEEGASIRAVRRAYAETAGIPLEEVPEPKVLFDIGQGKQPGNRQAAREAFRRLGEAVGDAMAQALTLMDGLAVIGGGISGSWPLFLPALIDELNSNYIAPDGPPFRRLVQVAFNLEDTSQLKKFLKGETREVVVPGTKRKLKYDPLARIGVGTSRLGTSEAVAIGACAFALGKLDRQ; the protein is encoded by the coding sequence ATGCCACCGACTAATGATAAGCGCATCGTCATGACCCTCGACGCTGGCGGAACCAACTTCCGGTTTGCCGCCATGCGCGCCAACAAACCAGTCACTCAAACCGTCAACATGCCTTCGTGTGGTGATGCCCTCGATCGTTGTCTGGCGAATATCGTTGAAGGCTTTACCCGAATTGCCGCCCAATGCACCAAGCCTCCTGCGGCCATCAGTTTCGCTTTCCCCGGCCCGGCCGATTATCCCAAAGGCATCATCGGTGACCTGGGCAACCTTCCGGGGTTCCGTGGCGGGGTCGCCCTGGGTCCAATGCTCGAAAAACGTTTTGGCATCCCCGTCTTCATCAATAACGACGGCGACCTCTTTGCTTATGGCGAGGCCATCGCCGGTTTCCTGCCCTACGTGAACTCGCTGCTCAAAAAGGCTGGCAGTCCCAAACGCTACCGGAACCTGCTGGGCATCACGCTTGGAACCGGCTTTGGCGGAGGAATCGTGCACCAAGGTGAATTGTTCGCCGGCGACAACTCGCTCGCGGGCGAGGTCTGGCTGTTGCGAAACAAACTTCAGCCCCAAACCAATGCCGAGGAAGGCGCCAGCATCCGAGCCGTACGCCGCGCGTATGCCGAGACGGCGGGTATTCCGCTTGAAGAAGTCCCTGAACCAAAAGTCCTCTTCGACATCGGCCAGGGAAAACAGCCTGGCAATCGGCAGGCCGCCCGCGAGGCCTTTCGCAGGCTGGGCGAAGCGGTCGGCGATGCCATGGCCCAGGCGCTGACACTGATGGACGGCCTGGCGGTCATTGGCGGCGGGATTTCAGGTTCCTGGCCTCTGTTCCTGCCGGCTCTTATCGATGAATTAAACAGCAACTACATCGCCCCCGATGGCCCCCCCTTCCGGCGCCTGGTCCAGGTCGCCTTTAACCTGGAAGACACTTCACAACTGAAAAAATTCCTCAAAGGCGAAACCCGCGAGGTGGTGGTGCCGGGGACCAAACGCAAGTTGAAATATGACCCGCTGGCCCGCATCGGTGTGGGCACTTCCAGACTGGGTACGAGTGAAGCCGTCGCTATTGGCGCTTGCGCGTTCGCCCTTGGAAAATTGGACCGGCAATGA
- a CDS encoding class I SAM-dependent methyltransferase, with the protein MGTKYLTLDDRLYTYLDRLRSDADDPLLADLRAETSALGKVSECQISDEQGTFLGILVAAIQAQSAIEVGTFTGYSSLCIARALPANGRLICLDQNEEWTRIARKYWTRAGLAERIDLRLGPAIPALQALEPGLTFDFAFIDAEKTQYEAYYELILPRVRRNGLILFDNMLWGGRLGGEPVKEETGRAIDVLNHKLAKDKRIEAVLLSVADGIQLCRKL; encoded by the coding sequence ATGGGCACAAAATACCTGACACTCGACGACCGTTTATACACTTACCTGGACCGCCTCCGAAGCGATGCGGACGACCCGCTGCTGGCGGATTTGCGCGCGGAAACCTCTGCCCTCGGTAAGGTGAGCGAATGCCAAATCAGCGACGAGCAAGGCACTTTCCTGGGCATCCTGGTCGCCGCTATCCAGGCCCAATCCGCCATCGAGGTCGGCACCTTTACCGGCTACAGCTCGCTGTGCATCGCCCGCGCCTTGCCTGCCAATGGACGGCTCATTTGCCTCGATCAGAACGAGGAATGGACACGCATTGCGCGGAAATACTGGACCCGCGCCGGTCTCGCGGAGCGGATTGATCTGCGGTTGGGGCCGGCAATTCCCGCCCTTCAGGCGCTCGAACCGGGCTTGACCTTTGACTTCGCGTTTATTGACGCCGAGAAGACCCAATACGAGGCCTATTATGAACTCATTCTGCCTCGGGTTCGGCGCAACGGCCTGATTCTCTTCGATAATATGCTCTGGGGTGGCCGGCTGGGGGGCGAGCCTGTGAAAGAAGAAACTGGCCGAGCCATCGACGTGCTCAATCACAAACTGGCTAAAGACAAGCGCATCGAGGCCGTTCTGCTTTCCGTCGCCGACGGCATTCAATTGTGCCGAAAACTGTGA